In the genome of Massilia sp. PAMC28688, one region contains:
- a CDS encoding cupin-like domain-containing protein — MTSDQVLPEFQAVDGAAFQAIVAGEHPAILRGFVRHWPAVRRALASPEDLCGYLMECDSGAPVDALLAGPQEQGRLFYSAGMKGFNFVRRKLPLSAVIEQLARYSQFADPPSVAVQSALLDECAPRFAREHMLPFLDAAVRPRIWLGNTITTPAHVDQSHNLACVVAGRRRFTLFPPDQVGNLYIGPLDFAPTPTPISMVDFAQPDHARFPRFRQALAHALVADLVPGDALFIPTLWWHHVQSHGMLNMLVNYWWQASAAVDVFDSMVACMQALGALPPAQRRAWAALFGHYVFDPAHPGAHIDPHARGVLSGARPSGPAP, encoded by the coding sequence ATGACTTCAGACCAGGTACTGCCCGAATTTCAAGCCGTCGATGGGGCGGCATTCCAGGCCATTGTGGCAGGCGAGCATCCGGCCATCCTGCGCGGCTTTGTCCGCCACTGGCCGGCGGTGCGGCGCGCGCTGGCTTCGCCCGAAGACCTGTGTGGCTACCTGATGGAGTGCGACAGCGGCGCGCCGGTCGACGCGCTGCTGGCAGGGCCGCAGGAACAGGGCAGGCTGTTCTACAGTGCCGGCATGAAGGGCTTTAACTTTGTTCGCCGCAAGCTGCCGCTGTCGGCCGTGATCGAGCAGCTGGCGCGCTATTCGCAGTTTGCCGACCCGCCTTCGGTGGCGGTGCAAAGCGCCCTGCTCGATGAGTGTGCGCCCCGCTTTGCGCGCGAACACATGCTTCCTTTTCTCGACGCCGCCGTGCGTCCGCGCATCTGGCTGGGCAATACCATCACCACGCCGGCCCATGTGGACCAGTCGCACAATCTCGCCTGCGTGGTGGCCGGGCGGCGCCGCTTCACCCTGTTCCCGCCCGATCAGGTGGGTAACCTGTATATCGGGCCGCTGGACTTCGCACCCACGCCCACGCCCATCAGCATGGTCGATTTCGCGCAGCCCGATCACGCGCGTTTTCCCCGCTTTCGCCAGGCACTGGCGCATGCCCTGGTGGCCGATCTGGTGCCCGGCGACGCGCTCTTCATCCCCACGCTGTGGTGGCACCATGTGCAGTCGCACGGCATGCTCAACATGCTGGTCAACTACTGGTGGCAGGCGTCGGCCGCGGTCGATGTGTTTGACAGCATGGTGGCCTGCATGCAGGCGCTGGGGGCGCTGCCGCCGGCACAGCGGCGCGCGTGGGCGGCCCTGTTCGGCCATTATGTGTTCGACCCGGCGCACCCGGGCGCGCATATCGACCCGCATGCGCGCGGCGTGCTGTCGGGCGCCAGGCCGTCCGGGCCGGCGCCGTAG